From the Malaclemys terrapin pileata isolate rMalTer1 chromosome 11, rMalTer1.hap1, whole genome shotgun sequence genome, the window TTAAGGCAGGAGACCTTCAATACCAGTTTCCCATAATAAGCAAGGTAAAATTGTTCTATACAAATATTATGCTAACGTTTTTTTCTGTCCACCTAAAATAGAGTTTAACAGTTATTAACTTTGGTTATGACTGAGTTATATTAATATGGAGTGGTTCAGATAAGCAGAGCCAACCCATTGTATCAGGCTATTAAAAAACAGTAGCCTTCATCTCTTTCTATGCTgaaacacttaattttttttaaacatggttcAATGAGAATGCTATTTTGAActtcaaatttattttgttttgttactaGAGTGTGTAAAAATTGgtggatttttttgaaagaataaaacattggatttttttttttaatttaaatgttttttgttttgttacatttttttcttttaaaaaaataaaacctaatacaaaatatgttaaggcctacaTTTATAATCTCTCAAAACatcttaaatgaaaaataaatatgctgttttgtgtttAATTACATTCCAGCTACTGTCCTAATGcagtttgacacaaatcatgaaGAAAAAATTATGTAATAAATAAGCAATATATAATTCACtgttttctaacatactaaaaatgcacatgaataagaatctgaaaatattaagctttATAATTGCTTAAATCAATGTATATTGTTATAACGTACCCTCCTAGGaagcaaaaagatgtaccaaatctagtgtaaaggctctatttagttgtaaatcaacattatTTTTCTATATTAACCAAtgtgaatattttctttcttttgaaaataactgaagtacaaatggaaaagttgattaaaatctaCTTAAATTGAGGCTTTCCACTTGCCGATTTAAATTGCCTTGATTTTAAATTCATCCACCCTTTTTTTTACAATCTTTACTGTATAGATAGGGCCTAAATTAACTTATGCACTCCTTTTGAGGAAGAaaaagattgagctctttaagtctgtcACTGCAAAGCATTTTCcccagccctcaaatcatttttgtgactcTTCTTTGCACCCTGTCCAATTTTTCCAGCATCCTTAATCCTCTGCTCCAGTAGGACATTTTAAATAGTCAcctttctttatttaaaaggaagTGGCATGATTTTGTTATGAATGAAGCTTCCAGAGGGCAAATGCCATTTCCCCACATGTTAGCTATAAGAAGTTTAGAAATACAGGTACTTTAAATTGCTAAAATTGGAACTTGTCAGTTTCAGCAGAACATTTACTATTCTCTTCCTCTTTAGGTTCGCATTCAGGAGACGCAGGCTGAACTGCCTCGAGGAAGCATTCCTCGCAGTGTAGAAGTGATCCTGCGTGCTGAAGCGGTAGAATCAGCCCAGGCTGGTGACAAGTGTGACTTCACAGGATCGCTGATTGTTGTGCCTGATGTAGCTCAGTTATCCACCCCAGGTACACAGCTGTCTGTAAAAAGTGACTTAAGCTGTCCTGTGTGCATACTTGAAACAAAATTAAGACTCTTGTTCATATGGCAGGTGTGCGTGCAGAAACTGGTTCCCGTGTCAGTGGTACAGAGGGTTATGAAACTGAAGGAATCAGAGGACTTCGTGCTCTGGGAGTCAGAGATTTGTCCTATAAACTAGTCTTCCTAGCATGTTATGTTGCTCCAACAAATCCACGGGTAAGTATTTAAAGAAAATAGACTTAAAGCTCTGGCTTGAAGacggtggcttttttgcctctcCTAGAGTGTGAGGCTTCAGTTCATATCTGTTTATGATTTTGCCCTGGATCTGATGTGTTGCAATTGTTATATTCCTCTTCCATCTTGGTTTATGTAGCAAAGTCTCTCTTCCCATGTTCTTACTGTGACAGGGTCTGTCAGACCTTTTCTGCCCCCTGCTAGACACATCAGTGCTCTGACACTTCCTGCCCAAGGAAAACCACTCAGTTTAAGCAAATCAACAAGATAGGCCTCCAGAGGCCTAGAACAGCCAAAAGGAAATACTGACCAATCAAAAACCAGCAGGCTGTTTAAGAAGGCGTGCCTGCTTTTgctcaggggcagagctgggtgagacTGGACAGAGGAGGAACTCCTCAGGGATAAGCCAGATCTCAGGTTCACATCAGGGCCTTGCCCTAACCGCTGCAACTAAGCATGTACATTTTAAGGTtgccttttttcctctttgtctAAAGGTACAGACAACCGAAACTTGAGTTGCTTACTTGTTACTTATCGTTTAGAGACTGATACCAAGTTTGCAACACAGGCTGCCCTGTGCCAAGCGGCAGCCAAGCCTTGCAGACTCTGGCAGGGAGCTCGTGCAGTATCATGCTTGGGCCTGAAAGGGTTACTAGAGAGCCGCCCCGCCTCCCACACTTATACTTCAGAGGTGTAACTATCTGGCCCACTGTAGAGTTTTAAAATAAGAAGGTAGTAAATGACTCATCTCCTTCTATCCAGTCATACATCTTGACCCGTCTCTCCCCACATCTCCATCTCCTGGGTATCTTACGGTCATCTTAAATATGACATGAACAATACCAAGCTCCTGATCTTGAAATTGTGGATCTTTGGGTGCTCCCATAAtacaaatagttttaaaaattgtttttagttCATCTGTGGCTAAGTTTTAGCGTCACATGAGTTATGATGCATAATTTCACCAGCAACTTGACATCTGCATAGGCATAAAGAATATTTGAATCCTTCCTAAATTTGCTGGAAGCAGAAGTATCCTTACTCTAGTATTAGTGATATGCTTTCCATTTGCAATTAATTTTAATAGAGAATTAAAAGGACAATTTTAGCACAAACTCTAACCCCTTTCACTACTGAATTCTCTTTTGCTATGTGCAAAATGCTGCATGTGGCTCCATTGCTTTGGGAATGAAGGGGCTCAGTGGTATTACTGGAAAAGAAAAGGATGTTCCAAATGTACTTTTTCCATGGAAATCAAAAAAGTAACTTAAATTCCTCAATTTTTGATTTCCCGGTTAAACAAGCCCCCATGCTTCTGTAGAGATCCCAACAGGCTACACTGAACAGAAACCTTATTTGTCTTTTCCATGCTAAACTTGCGTGATTTCAAGTCCGtagttttctttttctcccccctccccccccccatagctgCCATACTTTGGATTTGTATCATGTTACCTCACTCTTACTTTCTTATTTGTATTTAGTTTGGTGGGAAAGAGCTCAGAGATGAGGAACAGACTGCAGAGAGCATTAAAAACCAGATGTCTGTAAAGGAATGGGAAAAGGTGTTTGAAATGAGCCAGGATAAAAACCTTTACCACAATCTCTGTACCAGCCTCTTCCCTACTGTACATGGTAAGAGTCCAGCTGTTATGGCAGGGTGAGCCGATTGCATTCTTGATAGTATCCGCTACTGCTATTCAGGCATGTGTTGGGACAGGTCGAAGACATGTAACTAATATCTCAAATCCTCCTGTCTAGTTTTTATAGTGCTCTATAAGAGGTTgggtttttatttaatattttggaaTGAACTGCAATCAGAACAGTAATTTCCATCACGGGGTGACCTGTTTATTTCTAGTTGTTCAGTAAACCCTACAGCCTAGCAATTGGATGCAAACTTTGTCTGGTATAAAAACATCCAAGGGGTAGGACTTCACCTATCTCTGTTCTCAATGGAGTGTATGAAATACTGTTCAGACAATAGCTGCAATTTGATAATAAACCATTTTGACACTGGCTCAGAATAGTTGCTTGTGAACTCACTTAGGTCCCCCTGTCTTTCTGAAGAAGTTGATCAGCTAAATTTCTGTCTAAAGATTTGAGGCTGCTATAGTGCCAAGAAAATCAGCTTCCTTGTAATTTGCTCTACCTTGAAATTGCATCAAGCATATAAATGCTGTTTCCAGTGCATGTTGTTCAAatacatgagattttaaaattccGTTGGGCTGAATTTTTATCTACACAAAGTGTAACATCCCAAAGCTGCATTATGGGCCTTCACTGGAACTTCtctttatggtgcaggtaatgATGAAGTGAAACGAGGGATTCTACTGATGCTCTTTGGAGGAGTTCCTAAGACAACTGCAGAAGGCACTTCATTGCGTGGGGACATCAACGTTTGCATTGTTGGAGATCCAAGTACAGCCAAGAGTCAGTTTCTCAAGTAAGCATCTCTTTAAAATCCAGCACTTAAATGTTGCCATTTGTAACCAGAGCTAGGAGTGTATGTTGGGAGAAAGTTGTAAAGCACTTAATGAATATGGGAAGGCAATGCATTTGCCTCCTAAGCTAGTACTTTGATATGTGTATTCAAGAACTTTAAGGAGCACTGTCAAGTAGTTAAGAGTTAATCTTGTAAGGCTTAAAATATTTCTCCTCCTTCAGGTTTTACTGTATcccagagaataaaaaaaaaaatctttgagtcAAGTCCTACTTGAGGTGTATCTGTACAGTATATTTGTTCAGCCTTAAGTCAGGTAAAGAGGAATAAGTTATTTGAGCACCTGTTTCCAGAACCATGCAAACACCACTGAATATGGTGTTTACAGAAGTAAACAATAAACTCCGTTGGCTACATTGTAAGAACAATGTTGTGGTGGTGACATTAGATGCCAAAAATGAACTGGTGCTTGACAAATCTGGTAACAAGTGTTGCTTTTGACAGAATTTGAGTAATAAATGCAGTATATTTTTATATCCCTTTACAGCAGAAATAAGTACTACGCTTTACCATGGTTCATACTACCCATTTTTAGAAAATAAACAAGTAAATTTATTATATTGTTTAATATTTGGTAAATTAAAACATCAGATATGACATGATGCATTATTTTTATGGGGTTTCCACTCGCAGCATAGTCTAAAGGAATGAGCATAGATTTTGGAATAGGAAGAATTAAATTCTAATTTCAGCTCTACACTGACTTGTGATGAGGCCTTTGACCAGTTGTTAAACATATCTGTGTTTTCCCTCCACCTGTAAGATTTGTATACTTTACTTCTGAGGTCCAGTAGGTATTTTTAGAGGCTTAATGTTTGCATAGCACTCAGAACATGttgggaaagtaactgaaatatttcactgaTGGATTGTATTTAGTAAGGAACAGCctatcctaaattctcaattactgagagaCAATCTACACTCACTGCTATATTTGCTTTCCGCAAGCTACTCTTACTATAACCTTTTGAGAGATGTACCTGAATATTtagatgctaatatctaaactgtatcgTTACAGTTATTAACCTAAAtttgggatattgcagattatgtacttTACCAGAGATCAGCAACCCTTGCCACGCGGCCCGctaggataagcaccctggtgggccaggccggtttgtttacctgctgcatccgcaggttcagctgatcgcggctccccctggtgacggttcactgctccaggccaacgggggtggcgggaagcggcagccagcatatCCTTGGGCCTGATAGAGTGGTAGAAGGCATCACTGTGTAACAGTTCTTGTATCCGCACCTCCTGCAACATTTCTAATAAAAGTGGATAGTTAGTGCAGACTAATCACTTATTGGTACCTCTCTCCAACAGACATGTGGAGGAATTCAGTCCACGTGCTGTGTACACCAGTGGGAAAGCCTCCAGTGCTGCTGGTCTAACAGCTGCTGTAGTGAAAGATGAGGAGTCTCATGAATTTGTCATCGAAGCAGGAGCCCTGATGTTGGCAGATAATGTAAGTCCACTAACTAAAATTTGAAGCGGCATTTAAGAATAGTAGGGTTCCAGTATTCCCTGTATTGTTTTGATTCACTGTATACAATTTTGcaaaagttttgtcttttttGATCTAGCTGCTGTTGAAGTTGGATGATCTTATTTATTTACTCTTGTTTTAGGGGGTTTGTTGCATTGATGAATTTGACAAAATGGATATACGAGATCAAGTTGCCATTCATGAAGCAATGGAGCAACAGACTATATCCATAACAAAAGCAGGAGTTAAGGTAACTTGCACCATTCCTTGCAGAGTTTGCATGTGTATCTGTGTATTTGTAACATTTATGTTTAATTACAGGTTACTTAACCTTTCTGAACCTCACTTTCCCGTATCTGTAAAACTAAGAAACTTATCTTGAATGCATTGAGCCTTatataataattaaaaagtgCCTGCTGCAGTATTTCAGATACTACTATCTTAACTGTTAAAACTATGACCTTTAATGTGAACTGTATATCAGGGCAAAGTACTAGTTAGCCAAAACTCTTTTGTGACATCATTTCTACTGCTTTTGTTGTGCTGCTGCTGTCAGTAGAGGTTCCCTCTAAATCAGTAGGGATATTGCAAAGTAAGTGGCTGCATTAGCAGACAGATGCCTAAATTCTATACCTACCAATTGGAAGAGAAGCCATAACTTGTTGCATTTCTTTAGTAAGTGGCACTGACAAGTCACATATTAAGGCTTTGGTAATTTTTTCTTCTTGCATTGTCAGGCTACTCTGAATGCCAGGACCTCCATTTTGGCTGCAGCAAACCCAGTTGGTGGGCGCTATGACAGATCAAAATCTCTGAAACAGAACATAAATCTGTCAGCTCCCATCATGTCCAGATTTGATCTCTTCTTCATTCTTGTGGATGAATGCAATGAGGTAAGTGCAGGGGCAGTAGCTGTCAGGaaccttttcctctctctctctctctctctctctctctgcattctaCAGAATTACAAGGCTGGAAATACAAATCAACTGTACAAATTATGCTGATTTAAGATGTTGACCTTTAAAATTTCTAGTAGTTTGATTTAACTTGTGCTTTGGCTGGTCACTGAAGCTGTGACTGCTGCTGATAGTCCACATGGTATTTGctttggtgtgctgagaccacagcttaCCATATTGTCTGTTtctccttgtactcccctgtcagTCTGTCTATCCATCTTTTATCTGTTATCTTAGACAGCCTTATACCCCATAGAATTTGCagtctttttgcttttttttttttttttactctgtctAATACAATGGGGTTCCTATCAGTGACTGTGGCTCTTAGCCTctatacaggggtaggcaacctatggcacgcaagctgattttcagtggcactcacactgtccgagTCCTGGCCAtaggtctggggggctctgcattttattttaattttaaatgaagcttcttaaacattttaaacttattttctttacatacaacaatagtttagttatatattatagacttatagaaagagaccttctaaaaatcttaaaatgtattactgtcacgcgaaaccttaaattagagtgaataaatgaagactcagcacaccatttctgaaaagttgccgacccctgctctatgataatacaaataataagaaaatGAGATGTAGAAAGtgatgcctttctctgtacccCTTCCCTAAGATTGACTCTCTAACAGGCATTGAGTTGATGGAACACACAAAAAGTAGTCTGAGATGAAGGAAAAGAGAATTTAGAATTCCCTCACTGCCAAGTTCCAGATTCTACCACTTGTTTGGCTAAGACACTAGTCATAAAGTAAAGTTCCAAGAAGTCATGGCCAGTCTTATTTGGGTTTTTTACTACCTTTTCCATCTCTTTAAAACTGTTTATGCCACAGCACACCACTGGAAACATTGAGTTTTGATAGTTTTGCTTCTGGAAAAAGTAGCTGTGACATCAAAGGCACGAATGGGGGAGCAAGAAGTGAAGGAACAATGTCCCTTTTGTGTGTTAAGTTGATGATGGCTTCACTGCTATATGAGAATGATCTAACAAAGCAATGACTTCTTAGGTTACGGATTATGCCATTGCCAGGCGCATAGTGGATCTGCATTCCAGAATAGAAGAATCTGTTGATCGTGTGTATTCACTAGATGATATCAGAAGGTACCTGCTATTTGCAAGACAGTTTAAACCGAAGGTAACtatactttttatattttatcttaGCATACAGGTCTAAAGAAGTTACTACTCTGCTTAATGCTTTCTTTGTGCAGACAGAAAGTAAATCAGTGAACTGATCCCATAGTATAGCAGTTAATTAAGCTGTGGTGTGGAAGCTTGGAATATTTTGGATCCACTTGCTCTCCTTGTAAATGCCAGAGCTCCCGACAGCACAGTTGAGATTGGATTTAAAAACTTGAGCTGAGTGTCTGTCAGTACCAAAAGCAAATGAAGAGCTTCATCATGTTTAATTCATATCTCTGGGTGTGGGAGAATCATCATTGCCTCAACAGTATCTGGTAATCTGTAGTTTAGAGACTTGTTGCTTAATCGAGCAACTGCATTgaacaacttttttgttttgaaaggttACTGCACATAGAAAAATGTAAATTGAACATAACTGAAGCAAATTCTTTGTTTATCcaaattataatttaaaagtGGCTTTTAGAAATATGCAGTGGAACTTTCAGAAGTTCCACTAATGGAGGCAGTATACTTATGTCAGTTCATTGTGAACAAATGTAACATCTTATTTCAATCAGATTTCTAAAGAGTCAGAGGACTTCATAGTTGAGCAGTATAAACGATTACGTCAACGGGATGGCTCTGGAGTTACGAAGTCCTCCTGGAGAATCACAGTACGACAACTGGAGAGCATGATTCGACTGTCTGAAGCTATGGCCCGAATGCACTGTTGTGATGAGGTAAcacatagctttaaaaaaaaattgtaaacagCTACATAAAAGCAATTAGCATTTTGGTTTTGAAAGTTGACAGTGATACTCTGAATTTGCTTTTTCCTGGCCATTTTCTTCCCCAGCTTAAAATAAGGTCTCTGATTCAGCCAGTACTCAGTTGTATGGCATGTCAGCTCCTctttcatgctgctgctgccttgttctcccatatttaaaaaaaatctctaggtgtgtgggtggggaggtgggTACATTGTGGCTCACATTTCCAAAGTTAACTGAGATGTGTGTGATCTACCCGATTGGATATTAATTCATGTGCTCAGCAATATTAATGTACATGTTCCCTGCTCATCAAAACATGTAAGGAAGGAGAAGTATAATATTATGAAGATCTACACAATCTACTGAGGTACAGCTCCATTGGCATTGTGATTGAGTGGGCTTGGGAGATGCTGCCACCCTTTTCCACCCCCAATCAAGAAGGAGCCAAGCAGAGCCCAGCAGGGCATCTAAGCCTCACTGACGGATTGCCAAATATAAGGAGCCCAGCAGAGCCTATGGGTGTATTTGAACTCAGTGAGGGGGAGCCAAGACCAGGGAACCCAGAGAACTTGCATGATCCTATTTATGCAGTTGTTCAGATCTACTGAATGTGGTTTCTTGCATGGATGGGATTTGGAAAACTTCACTGCCTTTTTTTCATAATCTAATCCCAGTTTAAAAACCCATCTGCTTCAGTGTGAATATAGGATTAACATGATTTTACCTATTACTGTTTGAATTTGACACATTTTGTTCTAAACTATATGATATCCAAAAAATATCAGCTAGTTATGTTCTAAAGATGCTTGTCAGGTCAGATTTTGGCTaagtttagttttaaaaacaaaccttgcAGCATGTAGTCGGGCCAATGAAGACGATTCTAGTTAACTTCTTTCTGGTTCCCAGGGGTACACACTTCAATTATAAACATAAACATTCTTGAATAGTGTTGCCAGTCAAACATTACAGCATTGTGTTGTTTTATTGGAAGCCTGAAAGTGAAACAAGCAAGTTTAAATTTTCATTGTTCAAGTAGTGTGCAAAAAACCCACTAGTGAATAGTAAAAATGTCACTTCCTAAGAAAAGGCTAGGATTATCTGTAATTTAGGTAATGTTGCTTTGTTGTGTTAAGGATCGATGTCCCATCAAAAGTCATTAAGTGACTTTATAAAAATGTCATTGTGGGACTCTATGTTCTCTATTTATGTGGGCTCAGTTTGAACAAAACCTTTTTTCTGATTGCCAGCCCTGAAAACTCACCATCAGCACGCTATTTATTCCTCAGTAATCCTATGCAAATTTTCTGAAAGTCACGAGGTGTCAGAGGGCATAGTTTGGCCTTCAGAATCCTTATAGTTTATGGCAATTGCATGAGAGAGAACCAACCTTGGTTGTCAGCTGAGGGTAAGTTTCTGGGgctggcaaaaaaaataaaattctacttTTGATATAGGATTAGTGAGATGTGACTATGGAGCCCTCTGCAATGCCATTCTTAGTCACTTCTCAGGGTAGAATCACAATCTGAAGTACAATTCTTAAGTTCTGAACACATGAATATGTTTTGCAAATCTACCAGGTTCATCCAAAACATGTGAAGGAAGCATTCAGGTTATTAAACAAATCTATCATCAGAGTTGAGACTCCAGATGTCAATTTAGACCAAGATGACGAACAGCAAATGGAGGATCAGGAGGCTGAGGATGGAGTCAACGGTAAGTCACTTGCTGAAAAGTTTCTGGCTTTGCTTGTGAATGGGAGGAGGGACTTTCCAATGTTTAGTGCTTAATTGTTTGACAGAAGTGCATCTATTCTTTTGTTTCCTGCTTCAACCTCTGTCCCTACTTTCTCATGCTCTAGAGGCTTGAGTAGGGGATTGTACTTAACTCTGCCACTGTCTTGctgtgatcttgggaaagtcacaCTGCTTCAGCTTCCAGATCAGCGTAACGATGCTAATTACATGAAGTTTAAACTTTATTCATAAAATATGTTGATACAGGTGGTGCAGATGCTCCAGCAGGTGTCAACGGCCTTGTGAATGGGATCAGTGACCACTCTGAGGATACAAATAAAGATGCAGCCCCCAAAGCTTCCCTGAAACTTGGCTTCTCTGAATACCGCCGAATCTCTAACCTCATTGTGCTGCACCTCAGGAAAGCAGAAGAAGGTAAGAACTAATTTAAAAACTGTAAAGTGAATGGGCTACATCATCACAGATGCTCTTTGGTTATATTGCAGTGCAGGGCTACAACTCTGATCTGGAATTTGTCAGCAACAACATAGCTGGTTTGTGTAACAAACTTAGTTTGAGTCCAATTCCACATTCGCGGCATTGGCCCATTGCCATTCAGATCAATGAAGCCATAATGCCAAATTCAGTATCATTCCAGCATGACTTTAAGACAGCAGAATGAAAGGGCTTCCCCAGTGACCTCAATGCTCGTTATAAGAAAGATTGAACCAATACTAGAAAATTACAAACAGTTTGTCAATGTGGTATGTATCGTGTGTCGAAGACTGCAGAATAAATTATTTGCCAGGACTAACATCTGAGTTATTGGATCGGTACACACAATAAAAGCAGAAGTTCAAAGCAGACCCATTCACTGAGGATATCATCGCAACTGGCAAAGAACTGGTCTCTGTACTAAAGGAGGAAAAACAGCAGTAAAGGCAGAATCTCATTGAGAGTATGGACATGACCCACAGCAGGAAGAAAGCATAACCACCCAAGGAAGGCAAAGCAACGTTTCCTAGAAAATGGTAGGGCACTGAACAAACAACCTAAGATGCAGCTTAAGTGGCAAGAAGAGTAGGAGACTTTTTTGTATACTGAATTAACCTCCAGAATTAACGCCCTTAAGAATGGCAAAGCTGATGGCCTAATCAGTGTTCATACTGAACAAATCAAACGATTTGGACCAGCAATAAAGAACTGGTTAATTAAGTTGTCCAGATACATAGAAAGTATCCAAGATCTGGCAACAAGCATGTGTTGTGGCACTCCTGAAGCTGTGGAAGGACACAGCGGAGCTGAAGAACTTCAGACCTATATCACTACTATGTCATCTCCACAAACTGTAAGAGCACTGTAACACTGCCTGTCACAACTTGTTGAAAAGGACCTAATCCTAGAGCAAACTGGATTCCTCCCAGGCAAGTCATGCACCTGTCAAATGCTGAACATCACTTGATACATTGAAGATGGCTTTGAAAATGGTATGATAACAGGGTCAACAAACACAGCACCTACCAGCAGCATATGACACAGTAAATCACAGAAGGCGCCTCACTAAAATATACCTGATGAAAGGTCACCAACTTCTACAACTCATAGTGTCTACTAGAGAACCAATGTTTTTACTTCAAACAACACAGGAAGTGGAGCCTATGGTGGCAACAGAAAAACTGCCTACCAAAAGGGAGCATACTCTCCTCAATACTTCTCCGCATCTATGTGAATGATCAACTCAGAGctggtgctaggcataagcagactgagcaattgcttagggcccgaGCAGCTCAAGGGCTATTagctttttattatgtgttgtgTGGGGCAAAAATGCATCTCCTTAAGGCCCGCAGTGGGCTAGCACCGCCTCTGGATCAACTGGCAAAAGAAGTTTTCTCTTGCCGACGACCTAGGTGTCTCTGCCCAAGCCACGGCTCTTGCCCAGATCAAAACTACGCAAACATCAGCACTGTCCGGGCTCTGTCTGTTACACTGAGAATCAAGTGCATGCCACCGCAGCCAAAATGTAAGTCCTTCTCTTCCATTTTTGGAATCGTGAGGCCAATAGACAACTCAGCATCATCAG encodes:
- the MCM6 gene encoding DNA replication licensing factor MCM6; the encoded protein is MDLATGDAGAAHQQLRDEVAEKCQKLFQDFLEEFQNSDGEVKYLHDAEELIRPERNTLIVSFVDLEQFNQQLSTTVQEEFYRVYPYLCRAVKTFARDHGNVPPNKDFYVAFQDLPTRHKIRELTSARIGSLMRISGQVVRTHPVHPELVSGTFLCLDCQTVIKDVEQQFKYTQPNICRNPVCANRRRFLLDTNKSRFVDFQKVRIQETQAELPRGSIPRSVEVILRAEAVESAQAGDKCDFTGSLIVVPDVAQLSTPGVRAETGSRVSGTEGYETEGIRGLRALGVRDLSYKLVFLACYVAPTNPRFGGKELRDEEQTAESIKNQMSVKEWEKVFEMSQDKNLYHNLCTSLFPTVHGNDEVKRGILLMLFGGVPKTTAEGTSLRGDINVCIVGDPSTAKSQFLKHVEEFSPRAVYTSGKASSAAGLTAAVVKDEESHEFVIEAGALMLADNGVCCIDEFDKMDIRDQVAIHEAMEQQTISITKAGVKATLNARTSILAAANPVGGRYDRSKSLKQNINLSAPIMSRFDLFFILVDECNEVTDYAIARRIVDLHSRIEESVDRVYSLDDIRRYLLFARQFKPKISKESEDFIVEQYKRLRQRDGSGVTKSSWRITVRQLESMIRLSEAMARMHCCDEVHPKHVKEAFRLLNKSIIRVETPDVNLDQDDEQQMEDQEAEDGVNGGADAPAGVNGLVNGISDHSEDTNKDAAPKASLKLGFSEYRRISNLIVLHLRKAEEEEDDSSLKKSDLINWYLKEIESEIESEEELINRKKIIERVIHRLTHYDHILIELTHTGLKGSAEGESFDEDPYLVVNPNYQLED